From the genome of Silurus meridionalis isolate SWU-2019-XX chromosome 20, ASM1480568v1, whole genome shotgun sequence, one region includes:
- the LOC124402734 gene encoding uncharacterized membrane protein C3orf80 homolog — protein sequence MRQFALDVAKLVSVYAVCACEASRGCGELQCGARANGSAASSGCCDVPARTFAEHASWLARKLSGLLILLALFAVGYFVQRLVCPRHRRRGRAQPEPESLLGARATASQDALLERLEDGGADGGVDGFASPVLQPPAYDEVKDLPSYEESVRAAAGSVRPQGASRERPEAARIFRNSV from the coding sequence ATGCGCCAGTTCGCGTTGGACGTCGCGAAGCTCGTGAGCGTGTACGCGGTGTGCGCGTGCGAGGCGTCGCGCGGCTGCGGGGAGTTGCAGTGCGGCGCGCGCGCCAACGGCAGCGCCGCGTCGTCGGGCTGCTGCGACGTGCCCGCGCGCACCTTCGCCGAGCACGCGAGCTGGCTCGCGCGGAAGCTCTCCGGGCTCCTCATCCTGCTCGCCCTGTTCGCCGTGGGCTACTTCGTGCAGCGGCTCGTGTGCCCGCGCCACCGCCGGCGCGGCCGCGCGCAACCCGAGCCCGAATCGCTGCTCGGCGCGCGCGCCACCGCGTCGCAGGACGCGCTCCTGGAGCGCCTCGAGGACGGCGGAGCTGACGGCGGGGTGGATGGCTTCGCGTCGCCCGTCCTGCAGCCGCCGGCCTACGACGAGGTCAAAGACCTGCCTTCCTACGAGGAGAGTGTGCGCGCCGCCGCGGGAAGCGTCAGGCCCCAAGGAGCGAGCCGGGAGAGACCTGAAGCCGCACGGATTTTCAGAAACTCTGTTTGA